The following DNA comes from Pieris rapae chromosome 17, ilPieRapa1.1, whole genome shotgun sequence.
AGCACTGTTGTCCCACATAAGTCATTAAAAACTGGGCCGTAAACATTGAAGCATATGGTTTTTATTCACCTGTTCACGGTGGCATTCATCAGTCATTACTCAAAATTTTGGAATTTGCCAAGCACGGAAAACGCGATATTATGTCGGTATAAAAAGGTTAAGaagtacatattaatttaatttaaatcaagatACTATCAACTAATCACAATTTTGTTTGACCGCCACGAAGAGAAAACAGACGTTACAAAACGTACTGTGTGTACAAGACGGAAACTCAAAATACATTGACGCAAAATACAAATTGACAGCATCTCGTCCAGACTTTTGACATTTGATTTTAACTGATACGTTCTGCTGACTGCTGACACCTCGGAGGCTGTTAACTTAACATTCATGTCACTTTTTCTAAATTGTATAGTGTGTATCTCACTTAATATATTCCCACAGACTTGAATGTTAATGTTGCATTATATTTGGTTTACGGAACCGATGCCCTATACGTTTAGGTGAAATTCTGGAATTCTATTAATTCATACCCGATAAAcgtaaatttatgaaattgcACTGTTCTGTTGGAATACACATTTAATTGCAGAGATGCAATTGCttcaaagttaaaattttctttaataaattaatatctattgaataatattatttcacaatTGAGATAGATTTTTTCCGGAATATTGGCACTGCATCTTGTAGACGTCATCACCGGTAGACATATTTGCTAAATAATCCGACATATTGAGTTTGACGTTTCTACATTGCAATTTTGCCCGATTTTACTTGCATTGATACCATTACTAGATTTGTcgattaagatttttttccaTCATGGATGAAGAATACGATGCCATTGTCTTGGGTACAGGCTTGAAAGAATGCATAATAAGTGGAATGCTTTCCGTGTCCGGAAAAAAAGTTCTTCACATTGATCGCAATAAGTATTACGGAGGAGAATCTGCGTCGATTACCCCATTAGAAGATTTATTTGCTAAGTTCAATGCCCCTGCACCGGATGAAACTTATGGTCGCGGTCGTGACTGGAATGTGGACCTAATCCCAAAGTTTTTGATGGCGAATGGCTTGCTTGTCAAGCTTTTAATCCACACGGGCGTCACCCGGTATTTGGAATTCAAGTCTATCGAAGGAAGCTATGTGTACAAGGGTGGAAAAATTTCAAAGGTGCCCGTCGATCAGAAGGAAGCTTTGGCTTCCGATTTGATGGGTATGTTTGAGAAGAGGCGTTTCCGCAACTTTTTGATCTATGTTCAAGATTACCAGGAAGATGACCCTAAAACTTGGAAAGATTTTGATCCATCTACAGCGAATATGCAGTCCCTGTATGAAAAATTTGGGCTGGATAGAAACACACAGGATTTCACAGGGCATGCACTAGCCCTGTATCTTGATGACAACTATTTGCAACAGCCAGCCAGTCAAACAATACGacgtataaaactatattctgATTCATTGGCGCGTTACGGTAAGTCACCTTATCTATATCCTATGTATGGTCTTGGTGAACTGCCTCAAGGGTTTGCACGTTTATCTGCAATTTATGGAGGCACTTACATGCTGGATAAACCTATTGATGAGATTGTCCTTGGTGAAGGAGGTAAAGTTGTTGGTGTGCGTTCTGGCAATGAAATAGCAAAATGTAAACAAGTTTACTGTGACCCTAGCTACGTTCCTGACCGTGTGCGCAAGAAGGGGCAAGTAATAAGATGTATATGCTTGTTGGATCACCCAATAAACAATACTAAGGATGCACTTTCTACTCAAATCATCATACCGCAAAAGCAAGTGGGAAGGAATTCTGACATTTACGTTTCTGTTGTATCTTATACCCACCAAGTGGCAGCTAAGGGTTGGTTTGTTGCTATGGTCTCTACTACAGTCGAAACCACTGATCCAGAATCTGAAATAAAGCCAGGCATCGATCTGCTGGGTCCAATCAGacagaaatttatttctgtgACAGACTATTATGAACCTATTGACGATGGAAGCCAGAGCCAAATCTTTATTTCCGAGTCTTATGATGCTACTACTCACTTCGAAACTACTTGTCTAGATGTGCTTAAAATTTACAAGAGAGGTACTGGTGAAGAGTTTGATTTCTCTAAAGTAAAGGTTGAGTTGGGTGAAGAAGATCAATAATCATATAtcaaatcatattaaaatattgcttgttacttttgaaaatttgttaaaaactggcttctattatatttaatagggATTTTTGGGTATGTGTAAGAGATTAGGTGAATGCAGTAGATATGTGTATCACTACAGTGCTCCAGTCAATGATTTCTTTCATTCTTATTAGTATAATATGCATAATATaagatttgttatttataggGTTTTACCTCTCCATAATAAAgatgcttttaaaaatattattattttaaaacaagccTAAGGATTTTATCTGCATAAGCAgatgtttatgtaaatattgtttgcaTTCCAGTTTTGATACGCTATAACAGTATCCATATCATACCATGTCAACTAATGAATGCTCAGTGTACATCATAAATATTCTTTGTATGATCATGAATTaaattaccttattatgtaattaaattgttttatttatatattcaaacttataatttaaatagcagTTGTTAAAAATAGTATCACAGTAACCTCACTTAGGAAGAttcacaaatttaaaacatatttaatggcATACAAATTATCATTTCTGCAgcctataaaaatgtaatcacCATACACTGCAGGTGTAGAAAATGTCTCATTTGGCAATTGATACTCTGCAATAACAATTCCTGTTTCGGCTTCTAAAATGCTTAGTATACCATTATTTGAAGcagctaaaattaatttatcactcAAACTGCATGGTGTTGAATAAACTGGTGAAGATAGTTGAGTTTTCCAGTTCAAACTTGGTtggaaattttttatattaatacagtaAACTTTGTTGTCATGACATCCAAAAATGATCTGCCATCTCAGTTTATCtatttctttaacaaaaagagatgaaaatatatttccttttGCGCCTTGGTATTTCCAAAtctgaaacattttaaatcagTACATTTACCCAACAGTTgaaattcaatacaaaaatataaaataaaataggtaaCAAAAGTTCAAATACTAGATATATGTGTAGTGTTATATAAGTATGAGAATAATTCACACTAATGATACCATAATGGCCTtagtatatgtaaatattaaagtaagtaagGTTGGCTATGGGAGTCaagttattaaacataatcaaCCAAACCAAACCTTAATTCCTTTCTCAACAGTCCGACAGTGTATTTCTCCATTCACTTCAGCGAAGATGACATATTTGTCGTTGTCATAAAGTACAGGAGCAGCAAATACAGGGCTGCTCAGTGTTCCACGCCATGATATTGTCTTTGTTTCTATATGTGTGCTTGCACATACTCCTGATAATGTGCCAAGCAgtataaattcttttttagcCAAAACTAAATCTGCTGATATTGCTTGATCAGCCACATTAATTGTTAGTATTATTTTCCCAGTCtgtaacaaaaagtaaaaactaataatttccTGTACAAAACtaagctttaataaataacacatttataattttatttaatacagcaGATGAAGTTCATAGCAATTTAGCAATTGTAACCATTGTTAGTCATaca
Coding sequences within:
- the LOC111001739 gene encoding rab GDP dissociation inhibitor alpha; amino-acid sequence: MDEEYDAIVLGTGLKECIISGMLSVSGKKVLHIDRNKYYGGESASITPLEDLFAKFNAPAPDETYGRGRDWNVDLIPKFLMANGLLVKLLIHTGVTRYLEFKSIEGSYVYKGGKISKVPVDQKEALASDLMGMFEKRRFRNFLIYVQDYQEDDPKTWKDFDPSTANMQSLYEKFGLDRNTQDFTGHALALYLDDNYLQQPASQTIRRIKLYSDSLARYGKSPYLYPMYGLGELPQGFARLSAIYGGTYMLDKPIDEIVLGEGGKVVGVRSGNEIAKCKQVYCDPSYVPDRVRKKGQVIRCICLLDHPINNTKDALSTQIIIPQKQVGRNSDIYVSVVSYTHQVAAKGWFVAMVSTTVETTDPESEIKPGIDLLGPIRQKFISVTDYYEPIDDGSQSQIFISESYDATTHFETTCLDVLKIYKRGTGEEFDFSKVKVELGEEDQ